A window from Dehalococcoidales bacterium encodes these proteins:
- a CDS encoding TIGR02391 family protein has protein sequence MTRRGAKLAEESDIAGYVRSNLIPKQSLDPVLADKVWPLFIRGDYDTAVFQAFKEVEIRARTAAYLSPESYGTSLMRDAFHPENGVLTDSSLPSAERQTTSDLFAVAIGLFKNPASHRDVDWNDPVECAELIYLANHLLRMVEKHADEECSRA, from the coding sequence GTGACACGACGTGGTGCCAAGCTGGCAGAGGAGTCCGACATAGCTGGCTATGTAAGGAGTAACCTGATTCCGAAGCAATCACTCGACCCGGTCTTGGCGGACAAGGTGTGGCCACTATTCATTCGTGGAGACTACGACACTGCCGTTTTCCAAGCATTCAAAGAGGTTGAGATTCGCGCTAGGACTGCTGCTTATCTATCCCCTGAATCTTATGGCACCAGCTTGATGCGCGATGCCTTTCATCCAGAGAATGGAGTATTGACCGATAGCAGTCTTCCTTCGGCCGAACGCCAAACAACTAGTGACCTGTTTGCTGTAGCAATAGGCTTGTTCAAGAATCCCGCAAGCCACAGAGACGTGGACTGGAATGACCCCGTCGAGTGTGCGGAGTTGATCTACTTGGCGAATCATCTCTTGAGGATGGTAGAGAAGCATGCAGACGAGGAGTGTTCCCGGGCGTGA
- a CDS encoding nitroreductase family protein has translation MLTVAEAIQKRRSIRKFKSDQVPDEMMEQILEAARLAPSGTNRQPWRFQIIKEGELKSKLIEGAVIGEQPQIAQAPVVVVCGSELLSFVKGHKLAPPGSEYFGADSEDPAELQKFLPDAHMYTAIAVEHMVLMATALGLGTCWVQRMRFGQAAKILGWPRHIAVLTLLLIGYPDEDPESRPRLSPDQILLKEGQALE, from the coding sequence ATGTTGACAGTAGCAGAGGCGATTCAGAAACGGCGGAGTATACGCAAGTTCAAGTCTGACCAGGTGCCCGACGAAATGATGGAACAGATACTGGAAGCTGCTCGTCTGGCGCCCTCCGGCACCAATCGGCAGCCGTGGCGATTCCAGATAATCAAGGAAGGCGAACTGAAGAGCAAGCTCATAGAAGGAGCGGTCATTGGCGAACAACCGCAAATTGCCCAGGCACCGGTAGTAGTTGTCTGCGGCTCCGAACTCCTCAGTTTCGTCAAGGGCCACAAACTGGCCCCGCCTGGCTCCGAGTACTTTGGTGCGGATAGCGAAGACCCCGCGGAGCTCCAGAAGTTCCTCCCCGATGCACACATGTATACCGCTATCGCCGTGGAACACATGGTGCTTATGGCCACGGCCCTCGGTCTCGGTACCTGCTGGGTGCAGAGGATGAGGTTTGGACAGGCTGCCAAGATACTGGGTTGGCCAAGGCATATTGCCGTTCTGACGCTACTGCTAATAGGCTACCCGGATGAGGACCCGGAATCCCGGCCACGTCTTTCACCTGACCAGATACTGCTCAAAGAGGGCCAGGCACTGGAGTAG
- a CDS encoding ribonuclease H-like domain-containing protein, producing the protein MEAYLDIETTGLSRQYHKITVVGIHLCSDDGPRFIQLVGMEITGDSVLEALNGVSIIYTYNGKRFDLPFMHSQLGISLTDLFEHHDLMYDCWRNNLYGGFKAVERQLGIPRQLKEVDGYQAVRLWWRYVDTFDLDALNTLLEYNKEDVLNLKVLKERLL; encoded by the coding sequence TTGGAAGCCTATCTGGACATTGAGACAACGGGACTGTCCCGCCAGTACCACAAAATCACCGTGGTTGGCATCCACCTGTGCAGCGACGACGGCCCCAGGTTCATTCAGTTGGTGGGGATGGAGATAACCGGAGACAGTGTCCTCGAAGCCCTGAATGGTGTCAGCATCATCTACACCTATAATGGCAAGAGGTTCGACCTGCCCTTCATGCATTCTCAGTTGGGTATCAGTCTGACTGACCTATTTGAGCACCATGACCTGATGTACGACTGCTGGCGAAACAACCTGTATGGTGGCTTCAAGGCTGTAGAGCGTCAACTGGGCATTCCCAGACAGCTCAAGGAAGTGGATGGGTATCAGGCCGTGAGGCTGTGGTGGCGATACGTGGACACCTTCGACCTTGATGCTCTGAATACACTACTCGAATACAACAAAGAGGACGTGCTGAATCTCAAGGTGTTGAAGGAGAGACTGCTCTAG
- a CDS encoding molybdopterin-dependent oxidoreductase, whose amino-acid sequence MWRTISVAVASLMLIAVFAAASGCEPGTGPDETRELESVEIREYQGEKLSSVNDFRENSIKGPQHIDVEGYQMEITGLVERPQTYSYDEVINGNQLHEKAVTLNCVEGWSTTILWEGVLVRDLLEEAIPLPGVETVIFHAKDGYTTSLPIDYIMGNDIIMAHKMNAITLPTERGFPFQLVAESKWGYKWIKWITRIELSDDADYRGYWESGGYSNEADLDEGFLER is encoded by the coding sequence ATGTGGAGGACAATTTCTGTTGCAGTGGCGTCTCTTATGCTTATAGCCGTGTTTGCTGCAGCCAGCGGCTGCGAACCGGGTACTGGTCCGGATGAGACCAGGGAGCTGGAGTCTGTGGAAATTCGAGAGTACCAGGGGGAGAAGCTGTCTTCGGTGAACGATTTTAGAGAGAACTCTATCAAGGGGCCACAGCACATTGATGTTGAAGGCTACCAGATGGAGATCACTGGGCTGGTGGAGAGACCTCAGACGTACAGCTATGATGAAGTCATAAACGGCAATCAGCTCCACGAAAAGGCAGTCACGCTGAATTGCGTGGAGGGCTGGAGCACCACCATTCTGTGGGAGGGAGTGCTGGTCAGGGACCTGCTGGAAGAAGCCATCCCTCTACCCGGTGTCGAAACAGTCATCTTTCATGCTAAGGATGGCTACACCACGTCACTGCCAATCGACTACATAATGGGCAACGATATCATCATGGCGCACAAAATGAACGCGATTACCCTCCCTACCGAAAGGGGATTCCCTTTCCAACTGGTAGCCGAAAGCAAGTGGGGCTACAAGTGGATAAAGTGGATAACCAGGATTGAACTTTCTGACGATGCCGACTACCGGGGCTATTGGGAGAGTGGAGGATACTCCAACGAAGCAGACTTAGATGAGGGCTTTCTTGAAAGGTAG
- a CDS encoding flavodoxin domain-containing protein, whose translation MVRALVLYHSQEFGNTAAMAKAVAEGLRELGCEVDLFNTDDGRFDVTQFPKYDCVAFGSPDYYSYIAGGLKTFMDDHYIYDVRKGLEGLKEKPYALFYSHGGGGRVIDAMLRIFRRVGTLTGEPVGSRGKPDPEVLEECRTLGRELAEAVS comes from the coding sequence ATGGTAAGAGCACTGGTATTATACCATTCGCAGGAGTTTGGTAACACAGCGGCCATGGCTAAGGCAGTCGCCGAGGGTTTGCGGGAGCTCGGATGCGAGGTTGACCTATTCAACACTGATGACGGCAGGTTCGATGTGACTCAGTTCCCGAAGTACGATTGCGTGGCCTTTGGTTCGCCGGACTACTACAGCTACATTGCTGGTGGGCTCAAGACCTTCATGGACGATCACTATATTTATGATGTTCGCAAAGGACTGGAAGGACTCAAAGAGAAACCCTACGCACTCTTCTACTCACACGGTGGCGGTGGTAGAGTGATAGATGCCATGCTTCGCATTTTCAGACGCGTAGGTACCCTGACTGGTGAGCCGGTCGGTTCAAGAGGTAAACCGGATCCGGAGGTTCTGGAAGAGTGCAGAACTCTGGGCAGAGAGCTGGCTGAAGCCGTTTCGTAG